GTTGCTATTCAGTTAATACAGTACTTATTGGTAATAATGGAAGAGGATCTGCAAAGAACTGCAGGCAGTTTGGGAATGTTTCCAAGAGGAGAAAGTTTGTGAGAAATGAAAACCAGGAAGATGAGGGTATATGTGTTATGAAATCTGGAAAACTTGCAGCAGATGGTTTGTTTGTTAATGGGAGTTAAAATGATGGTAGGATGAAAGCAAATGTACAGTAGGTCAGAATAGGTGGAGCAAAAAGGCAGAGGGACATCATGTAGATGGGGAATAGACTTACATATGGAAGCAAAGGTGGTATGGTGGGAGTCTTTGAAAGAGATGTGGAGCCTACTCCACAATGGAAATGGAGTGTGGGTGGtgcttgttaataaaaaaaaaaaagattgaaggtTTTGTGAAGAATGAACTGCTTGTTTCACATATGGTGAATATGGCATAAGAAGAATTTACGGGGTGATGAGTGTTGACATACACAAAAGTTGCTGAAGGATAGCTTAGGTGAAAGGATGGCCTCCTTACATTGGGATGGTTCTGTTATGTGGGAGGAAAGGATGGCAGTGAAAGATGATATTGAAGAGGTATGGGAAATTGAGGGTCTTGATATCCAGGAAACATGAGAGTGAATGCAGGATAAGGGTGAATGATGAATATGCGGGGGGTTTGATGTGCTGATGATGATGCTTCTGTGTAAGTGTGAAGTTGTTAATGTTGTAGCACTTTTAATCTGCAGGCGATGTAACAGCGTTAATGTGAATAATGGCAGAATGGAAATGCTTGATTCATATAGATTTTTGGGGAGTACATACAATTCGTGCTTGTAGTATAAGATGGGTTTAAAGAATATTTGAAACGAGGATTATAGAAAAGAATGAAGTAATGTGAACAGCCAGTAGAAAGATAGGATATGAGGACATGAAGCGATTCTAGAACAAACTCCGTTATGGAAGAATAGTTTgtgttgaatgaaaaaaaaattaggacctAGTGAGATGAATGGATTGACTAGTATACTTGTTTGATTTAAGAGAAGTTAAAGGTTAAGTACTGTggcatataattaaaaataaatggtggGTTGAGATGGTTTAGTCATTTGGTAAGAATGGGGGATGATAGGCTGTTTGAAGAGATGGTATGACTCTGAAGTgttgaagaaggaagagaaatagaGCTAGTAAATGCTGGATAGACAGTGAAACAGTTCTTGCAAAGTTTTGTTATTCCTGAAGCATGGATGTGCTATGTCAGAGGCAAATGGAACAGTATTTACTTGGTTGATGTGTTGATAAAATCTTCTATGTAGGCATATGAAGTAAACAATCCTGTGTATGTTTTCTGCAGTAGGGGCTCATCCACAGTTGAGCAAGTAGATTATGATTGTGTTCATGGCATGTTGTTCTGTGGTGTTGCTTGATGTACACATGGCATGTTCTGTGGTGTTGCTTGATGTTAACATGGATGGAACCTGCTTTTAGGCAAAACTTCCTCATTGTTGAACTCTTAACTAGAAAGAGCATCAATAGTGCATCGAACCCCTACACACAAGGTGCCGTTTTGTCCTGTCACATGCACTTACATTATTCTTGGTACAAAAGACACTTCTTCCAATACCACCACCCATGCCATCTGTTCAGTAACTGGCATTCCTCTCCACATCATAACACTAAATTACATTCTACACCAACCACTGTATTCCATTCTTTCCATGTGACCAAATCATCTAGGAAACACACTGATCTATAATGTAATAAATGAGTTTTATCAATTCTTTTATGTTCTGGTATTGCAAATTTCTCACTTacagataatttttatatcacATAAGCCATTCCTCTCAGCAGcatcactcccccccccccacatccacacacacagaAGAGCTGATGTGACAGTCTTTGCCTTTCTCATAATGTTTGTGTAGACTCGAGTCTCTGTTGACCAATCTTTGCAGGCTTCATCTACCTTGCTTCACCCATAATGCATGTCCTATCATCCATTGTTTATCCTTAAGTACATGGATGAATCACCTGCTTGCATTATTACACTATCCATGTTAACATATGTTCCAACTTTCATTGGTTTCCATTCACATTCAGAACATTACTTTTccttacatttactctcaacttttgCTCCCATGTCTTTGTGCTCCTGGCCCCTTGAATCTCTTTATTAATTAAGATCTTGAACAGCCTTGGAGACAAAACCTGTCTCACATCCATTCTTTTCTTAACATGCTTTGCTGTTTTCAATAGCTTTCCTCCTGTACCATACATCACTGCCAGTTGCATtaccattttatcaattataACACTACTTTGTGATAGGTCCATGTAGGTGCCATACCACTTTCATAAACAATCCTGCACCAACACACCTCCCCTATCAGTCCTTGGTGTGCCATTCAAAATCCTGTCATATGCCTTcccttttattctagtaaaaAATGATCACCCTTGTATGTCAGTGTCTTTTGCCTCTCTTAAATTTAATACACTGGAATAGTCATCCTCCCACCCATTTCATATGGGGTTTTTCCCTCATCTAGGTATGCCTTTCAAACATTGGTCAGCCAATCACATCACCTACTGGTACCTTTCCATTCAATAACCTTTTATTGGCCTCATGTCCTCAGAAGGTTTTACAATTAATCTCATAGCCTACAGCTGCAAACAGTCTAGTAGTCAGCAAGAAGGCCTCCTCAAGATACTTTGATTAGTCAAATGTCTTAAAAAACTTTATGTAGTTGTACAAACTTACCAAGGATAATGCCATCTTAAAAATTAAAGTACCAATTGTCAGGAACAACCCAGCACCCTGGTTAAGCATATGATGTTCCCCTGTAGTTACCATTACTATCACTTACTGCGTACTCTATTGACAATACAGAGTATTGTATAAGGTAGCTGTTGCAGTTACTTAGATACtgcatattttataataaatatatgaatataactaTGCATTGAACATGGGATAATTTGATGTGCTTCTTTTTATAGTTCAATCTGTATTGATGAATCAATGTTTATTACTTTACCATTATATTTTTAGGTCTAACCAGCCCTGAATTTATTATATTCAGTTTGATGATTGTTAATTGTGGTACACTGGAATGTCACTGGATGTGTCAAATCtcattctttaatatatttgGCATCCCTGAAGTAGACTATTCCTCCTGATCATTCATTTGTTTGGTTGTGGTTTAAGTCAGTGTACTCTTGGAAAGAAGTGCTTCAGTAGATGGAAGGATTTGAAtggtttttcacttttatatccaGTATATGGTATTTCTCAAACAGGAAAATTGTCAAATCTTGGAGTTAAAGATGAAGTGAcccacactgtgtgtgtgtgtgttgtgtttgatTAGTTTATTCCTTATACAAGAAAATGTGAGAAGTCACTCACAATCGTATTTTGTAGtggtaaaatgtgtgtgtaagtgtattcAGTGAAGGAAAAGGCCATCCCATTGAGACGTGAATATAACCCAGAACCCAGGCACAGTATATCTTTGAATTCAGTTGTATGTGGGTCATGAGTTTACTTGTATTATGAGTCCTGATTACAAGTGTTGGTTTGCAAATTATGGCAACTGTTTTAAATTTGAAGGTTTTGTTGCATTTGAAGTATTTTTCTAGTAGTTTTATGCCAGGACTTTTATGTACAGTGAAGGTGGTTGGTAGATTGGAAAATGAGGCATAGTACGTAAAATTTTGTTCTGCCGCACGAAATTTAAGTTGTATTATATAGTATACAGGTTTGAAAACTAATGATGGAGATGGATTGATGTGCCATACCCAGTAGATTGTAAATCTAACGAAAGGCTTAGAGCAAGATGGTAGAGAGCACCTTGAAATAAACATGCTTTTCGTCCATTTTCATATCTAGACTACTCGTAGTCCAgaaatcttaatttcttttagAGATACATTTTTTAATTGCAATTGCATATAAAATTTCCCACTTTTTGCCTTCACTGAACTTTAGTTCTCTATGTACATGTGCACTAACCATGTCCTGTAAGCCTTAGTTCATTGTAGTTACTACAAATATCTGTTGGTATAGGAGTGTTAAGTGGAGGATGTAAGAGTGCTTAAAATTAGTTTGGTGAAACCTCTCGCATTTTGAGGAGCACCTAATCTGGCTTATTGGCAGTTCTCCAGTATTTGGTGTGTACGTGACACAGTTGGCGTTGGTAAGGCCCAATCCATTTGAGAGAGCTTTGTTTATTGGTGAATTGCCTCTCAGTGGTAACAATGCCAGCAGTAGATTTAAGATTATCCTTGATGTGGTAAATGTTGAAAATTAACTGTTAAAGCTGACCTCTCCTGGTGGGGGAGGAGTCAAGTGGCATGAAATacttcaaaatatccattttaatcAAGTGTGGTTACCTGTTTCACTTAGGTCTCAAACTTTTACAGAACCTGAAGAACCTGCAGCTGAGCCTGAGCCAGTAGCagttgaagaaaaggaaaatgagccAGCGGCTGCAAACAAAGGTCAGTAGTACCTTATTGGAACTGCATTTTCTCACGGTACAGTGTATGCATTattaatcactatgttttctttcAACTTTAACTGGACAAGGAGTGCAACTTGCATAACTTTTGGTTTGCAAATAGTGCAGTGCAGCATAATTTGTGTAACAATAAAGTGCAATACTGTAGTTATCTGTAACTAAATGTTACACTCAGCCATGGTGCAAAATgagtacagtaatttattttttaagtgatgGATTGctgacttgtagtttttttttattcttaaatggaGTTTAAAATGCTTTGGTTGTATGTTCCAATCATGTGGCTGTTCATTTGCTAAGTAGTTTCATATCAGAACCCATAAGTGTTGTGTTGGCTAAATCTGATTTTTGCCCTCCAGCAGAAGTGGAAGTGGCAGAGGAGAATGGTGAAGCCAATGGTGACGCTAATGGAGATGCcgcagcagaagaggaagaagcagaaaaagaggAAGCAGCAGAGGTAGAGGAAGCTGCTGCTGAGGAAGAGTCAGCAAAGGAAGAGGAGGCTGCAGAAGAACCAGCTAAGGAAGAGGAAGCTGCCCCTGCAGATCCTGAACCTGAGCCAGCAAAGGAAGAGGAACCAGCAGCAGAAGAACCTGCTGCTGAAAATGGAGGTAAAGGATTAGGCTTTTGGTGTGACAAGtctaagtactgtatatatttgtgatcaAGGTTCCAATATTATTACCAACTGGGTGATACATCACAATAGAAATTCTTGGCATTGTATAATGATTATATAGATTATACAATACCAAGAATGAGCCCTatcaaaactcaaagtatgatactTAGTATCTCAAGGATTGTTgtttctctccccccctccccctaaatTTTTCATTGGCAGTTCTTTTCACCTCTGtacatgaaacattttgaaaattatgaaaattttataataatc
The sequence above is drawn from the Macrobrachium rosenbergii isolate ZJJX-2024 chromosome 15, ASM4041242v1, whole genome shotgun sequence genome and encodes:
- the LOC136846477 gene encoding phosphatidylglycerol--prolipoprotein diacylglyceryl transferase-like isoform X1, which gives rise to MASQGGYKWHTFFPTDESAVANQRHYDAETRRVRMPTTRSSAVSGRRKAPEIKDVPVAKKAKRGPKPKKPEPEEPAAEPEPVAVEEKENEPAAANKAEVEVAEENGEANGDANGDAAAEEEEAEKEEAAEVEEAAAEEESAKEEEAAEEPAKEEEAAPADPEPEPAKEEEPAAEEPAAENGAAAEEEVKEEPKPAARGRPRKGRGRK
- the LOC136846477 gene encoding cytochrome c1-like isoform X2 → MASQGGYKWHTFFPTDESAVANQRHYDAETRRVRMPTTRSSAVSGRRKAPEIKDVPVAKKAKRGPKPKKPEPEEPAAEPEPVAVEEKENEPAAANKEVEVAEENGEANGDANGDAAAEEEEAEKEEAAEVEEAAAEEESAKEEEAAEEPAKEEEAAPADPEPEPAKEEEPAAEEPAAENGAAAEEEVKEEPKPAARGRPRKGRGRK